A segment of the Allosaccharopolyspora coralli genome:
CACTGCGGCGAGTGCGGTGGAGAGGCGGCTCGCGTTGAGGCCGTCCGACTGAACGATGAGCACCGGGCGGTGCTGTGCCGGCCTACTTCCCTGCGGAGCGCCGAGATCGGACCAGTAGATGTTTGCCCGTTCGATCACCAGTCGTCGTCCATGGCTAGCAGCGTGCGGTGGCCCGCCCTGACAGCGTCCGTTGTCGAGCTGTCCGCCCCCTCGAGAGAGTCGAGCGCGAGGTTCATCTGGCGGGTAAGAGACTCCGTGTCGAGCTTGTCGAGGTAATGCTCAGCGGCACGAGCGAAAAAACTCCGATCGGCTCATGCCCAGATCGTTTGCGCGATGAGACGCCCGTTCGAACGTCTCGTCAGGGAGGGAGATCGCGGTCTTATAACTTAGTATGACTGGGTCCGACGCTGCCGGACGGCGACTTCTCGCCAACGTGACGCCCGCTGTTCACGTTCGGCTGCCAGACTTCCTCCCGACGGTCGAGGCGTGAGGCAGGAGACGGGGATGCACAGCAAGCGCACGACCAGCACTCGCGGCGTGGTTCTCGTCGCCGCAGCAGCTCTCACCGGGACGGCGGTGCTCGTCGAGCCCGCCCAAGCGCAACCCGAGCCGGTGCGGTTCGCGACGTTCAACGCCTCGCTCAACCGTGACGCCGAGGGTGAGCTGCTCGCCGACCTGTCCACACCGGACGACGAACAAGCCCGCGACGTCGCCGAGGTCGTGCAGCGCACCCGCCCGGATGTGGTGCTGCTCAACGAGTTCGACCATGTCGAAGGCGGCGCTGCCGTCGAGGCGTTTCAGCGCAACTACCTCGCTCGCGGCCAGAACGGCGCCGAGGCGATCGACTACCCGTACAGCTACACCGCGCCGGTGAACACCGGGGTACCGTCCGGAATGGACCTCGACAACGACGGCGCGGTCGGCGGCCCGGGCGACGCCTTCGGCTTCGGTGAGTTCCCCGGCCAGTACGGCATGGTGGTGCTGTCGAAGCACCCGATCGACCGCGACGAGGTGCGCACCTTCCAGAACTTCCGCTGGGCCGACATTCCGGGCGCGCGGCTGCCGGACGACCCGGCGACCCCGGAACCCGCCGACTGGTACAGCCCGGAGGAACTCGAGACGCTGCGCCTGTCCTCGAAGTCCCACTGGGACCTGCCGATCGACGTCGACGGCCG
Coding sequences within it:
- a CDS encoding endonuclease/exonuclease/phosphatase family protein codes for the protein MHSKRTTSTRGVVLVAAAALTGTAVLVEPAQAQPEPVRFATFNASLNRDAEGELLADLSTPDDEQARDVAEVVQRTRPDVVLLNEFDHVEGGAAVEAFQRNYLARGQNGAEAIDYPYSYTAPVNTGVPSGMDLDNDGAVGGPGDAFGFGEFPGQYGMVVLSKHPIDRDEVRTFQNFRWADIPGARLPDDPATPEPADWYSPEELETLRLSSKSHWDLPIDVDGRTVHLLASHPTPPSFDGEEDRNGHRNHDEIRFWADYVHPARGDYVYDDAGRTGGLGPGARFVIAGDQNADPFDGDSLDAAANQLVRAHRVVDPKPGSEGAVEASETQGGANDEHRGRAELDTADFSDDEPGNLRVDYVLPSLPLIPRDAGVFWPTADDPLARLNGASDHHLVWVDLRV